The Sporohalobacter salinus genome includes a region encoding these proteins:
- the carA gene encoding glutamine-hydrolyzing carbamoyl-phosphate synthase small subunit: MKAILALEDGTYFEGKAFGATGEVTGELVFNTSMTGYQEVITDPSYRGQIVTMTYPLIGNYGINDEDSESDEPQVRGFIVRESCNYPSNWRCQKTDEEFLKENNVIGIQNIDTRALTKHIRNQGMMQAVISTEDLNPDSLIQKAKESSLGTELVQKVTVNESYSLSAATFQSQYHIAVLDLGVKKNILDSFRQCGADLTVLPADTTADQILELNPDALFISNGPGDPKDNQEIIKEIEKLIGKLPLFGICFGHQILSLALGADTYKLKFGHRGANHPVKDLSNGQVYITSQNHGYAVKEESLPEYILVTHKNLNDGTIEGMKHSNLPIFSVQYHPEAAPGPNDSTYLFDEFIELIVDSAA; the protein is encoded by the coding sequence ATGAAGGCGATTTTAGCATTAGAAGATGGAACCTATTTTGAAGGAAAAGCTTTTGGAGCTACAGGAGAAGTAACAGGAGAGTTAGTTTTTAATACTAGTATGACTGGGTATCAAGAAGTAATAACTGATCCTTCTTATCGGGGTCAAATTGTAACTATGACTTACCCGCTAATTGGGAATTATGGAATTAATGATGAGGATAGCGAATCGGATGAACCACAGGTAAGGGGATTTATAGTAAGAGAGAGCTGTAATTATCCTAGTAATTGGCGCTGTCAAAAAACAGATGAGGAGTTTCTAAAAGAGAATAATGTAATTGGTATTCAGAATATAGATACTCGGGCTTTGACCAAACATATTAGAAACCAAGGTATGATGCAGGCAGTAATTTCGACTGAAGATCTTAATCCAGATAGTCTAATTCAGAAGGCTAAAGAGAGTAGTTTAGGTACTGAATTAGTTCAAAAAGTAACTGTCAACGAATCATATTCATTATCGGCAGCTACTTTTCAGTCCCAGTATCATATTGCTGTTTTAGATTTAGGAGTAAAAAAGAATATTTTGGATTCTTTTAGGCAGTGTGGAGCTGATTTAACGGTTTTGCCAGCTGATACTACTGCTGATCAAATTTTAGAGTTAAATCCAGACGCTCTCTTTATTTCCAATGGTCCTGGGGATCCCAAGGATAACCAAGAGATTATTAAAGAAATAGAGAAGTTGATCGGTAAGTTGCCGCTATTTGGTATCTGTTTTGGGCATCAGATTTTAAGTTTAGCTTTAGGTGCTGATACCTATAAATTAAAATTTGGTCATCGAGGTGCTAATCATCCTGTTAAGGATTTAAGTAATGGACAGGTATATATTACTTCACAAAATCATGGTTATGCTGTAAAGGAAGAGTCATTACCAGAATATATTTTAGTAACTCATAAAAATTTAAATGATGGTACTATTGAAGGGATGAAGCATAGTAATTTGCCGATTTTCTCAGTTCAGTACCATCCAGAAGCAGCTCCAGGCCCTAATGATTCAACTTATTTATTTGATGAGTTTATTGAATTGATAGTAGATTCAGCAGCTTAG
- the carB gene encoding carbamoyl-phosphate synthase large subunit, with product MSKNEELEKVLVIGSGPIVIGQAAEFDYSGTQACKALKEEGIEVVLVNSNPATIMTDTDIADQVYVEPITIDFVEEVIKKENPDGILPTLGGQTGLNLAVELAEAGILKETGIELLGTSLDSIQQAEDRDRFRDTMKEIGQPVAESKIIDTLVEAKEFVSEVGFPVIIRPAYTMGGAGGGIADNNQELENIVSRGLNNSPISQVLIEKSIAGWKEIEYEVLRDGGDNCITICNMENIDPVGIHTGDSIVVAPSQTLADLEYQMLRSASLKIIKELEIEGGCNVQFALNPDSLEYYVIEVNPRVSRSSALASKATGYPIARVAAKIAIGLRLDEIENSITKETTACFEPALDYVVSKIPRWPFDKFSSADRDLKTQMKATGEVMSIGRNFEESIMKAIESLDSDLDLIAADFSHLSKEELITKLEIPTDERLFIIIEALQRGFDLMDIVEMTGIDKFFIFKLAYLVEKAEELKEKNLDDLEVDMLNEVKRNGFSDSYLAKLLQTSEEKIITKRKELGVEAVFKMVDTCAAEFEAATPYYYSTYEREDETFTSDKKSVLVVGSGPIRIGQGIEFDYCSVHSVKALSEEGMESLIINNNPETVSTDYDTSDKLFFEPITVEHVLNIIDRENPDGVILQFGGQTSVNLAQSLAERDVEVLGTSVESMDLAEDRDKFTQVLDELNINYPKGTTATSIKEALAIADDLGYPLLVRPSYVLGGRAMEVVYKKQELLEYMELAVKVSPDYPVLIDRYISGKEVEIDAIADGDNAVIPGIMEHIEKAGVHSGDSMAVYPPQTLTDQQIDMIVEDTIKIVKRLEMNGLVNIQFVVDESGVPYVLEVNPRASRTIPILSKVTGVPMVKLATKTMLGKKLTELGYDYGLMPDSDLITVKAPVFSFEKITDLDVFLGPEMKSTGEVMGTDTTFSKALYKSLLSRGLNLPQGGKVLLSIADRDKKEAIKVAEEFVELGFDLVGTPNTAEGISEAGMEIEFIPKDDSKKDVFDLIKKEEVDLVVNTPTRGKIAARIGFQLRRTAVEYGIPCLTSLSTTKALLKVLKQDLNNLRILSLDEYLT from the coding sequence ATGTCGAAAAATGAAGAATTAGAGAAGGTATTAGTAATTGGTTCAGGACCGATTGTTATAGGGCAGGCAGCAGAGTTTGATTATTCAGGAACTCAAGCATGTAAAGCCTTAAAAGAAGAAGGAATTGAGGTTGTATTAGTCAATAGTAATCCAGCAACAATTATGACTGATACTGATATTGCTGACCAAGTTTATGTGGAGCCTATAACTATAGATTTTGTTGAAGAAGTAATTAAAAAAGAAAACCCAGATGGAATTTTACCGACTTTGGGTGGCCAGACTGGTTTGAATTTAGCAGTAGAATTGGCTGAGGCTGGTATTTTAAAAGAAACTGGAATTGAATTGTTAGGTACTTCTCTAGATTCTATTCAACAAGCAGAGGATAGAGATAGATTTAGAGATACTATGAAAGAGATTGGCCAGCCAGTAGCAGAGAGTAAAATTATTGATACATTAGTGGAAGCTAAGGAATTTGTTAGTGAAGTAGGGTTTCCAGTTATTATTCGACCAGCTTACACTATGGGAGGGGCTGGTGGAGGAATTGCTGATAACAATCAAGAGTTAGAAAATATAGTTAGTCGAGGATTAAATAATAGTCCTATAAGCCAAGTTTTAATCGAAAAGAGTATTGCTGGTTGGAAGGAGATTGAATATGAAGTTTTAAGAGATGGGGGAGATAACTGTATTACTATCTGTAATATGGAGAATATAGATCCAGTTGGAATTCATACTGGTGATAGTATTGTAGTTGCTCCTAGCCAGACATTAGCAGATTTGGAATATCAGATGCTTAGGTCAGCTTCTTTAAAGATAATTAAAGAGTTAGAGATCGAAGGTGGTTGTAATGTTCAGTTTGCTCTTAATCCTGATAGCTTAGAATATTATGTTATTGAAGTTAATCCGAGAGTGAGCCGGTCTAGTGCACTAGCCTCTAAAGCAACAGGATATCCTATTGCTAGAGTAGCTGCCAAAATTGCAATTGGACTTCGATTAGATGAAATAGAGAATTCAATTACTAAGGAAACTACTGCTTGTTTCGAACCGGCTTTGGATTATGTAGTTTCTAAAATTCCGCGGTGGCCTTTTGATAAATTCAGTTCTGCTGATAGAGATTTAAAAACTCAGATGAAAGCTACAGGAGAAGTTATGTCTATCGGTAGGAACTTCGAAGAATCAATTATGAAGGCTATTGAGTCATTAGATAGTGATCTTGATTTGATTGCAGCTGATTTTAGTCATTTATCTAAAGAGGAATTGATAACAAAATTAGAGATTCCAACAGATGAACGGTTATTTATTATTATCGAGGCATTACAGCGCGGCTTTGATTTGATGGATATAGTTGAAATGACAGGTATAGATAAATTCTTTATCTTTAAATTGGCTTATTTAGTTGAAAAGGCAGAGGAATTAAAAGAAAAGAATTTAGATGATTTAGAGGTTGATATGCTCAACGAAGTGAAGCGAAATGGTTTTTCTGATTCTTATTTAGCTAAATTGCTTCAAACTTCGGAAGAAAAGATAATAACTAAACGAAAAGAGTTGGGAGTTGAAGCAGTATTTAAGATGGTAGATACTTGTGCAGCAGAGTTTGAAGCGGCTACTCCTTATTATTATTCTACTTATGAACGAGAGGATGAAACTTTTACGTCAGATAAAAAGAGTGTATTGGTAGTTGGCTCTGGGCCTATTAGAATCGGGCAGGGAATTGAGTTTGATTATTGTAGTGTGCATTCAGTTAAAGCACTGTCCGAAGAAGGAATGGAATCTTTAATTATTAATAATAATCCGGAAACAGTAAGTACTGATTATGATACTTCTGATAAGTTATTTTTTGAACCAATAACTGTTGAACATGTATTAAATATTATTGATCGGGAAAATCCTGATGGGGTTATTCTACAGTTTGGCGGTCAGACTTCAGTTAATCTGGCTCAATCCTTAGCTGAGAGAGATGTAGAAGTTTTAGGAACTTCAGTAGAGAGTATGGATTTAGCTGAAGATAGAGATAAATTTACGCAAGTACTTGATGAGTTAAATATTAATTATCCAAAAGGAACAACAGCAACTTCAATAAAAGAAGCATTGGCAATTGCTGATGATTTAGGCTATCCCTTATTGGTAAGGCCTTCTTATGTATTAGGGGGAAGAGCCATGGAAGTCGTTTATAAAAAGCAGGAGTTATTGGAATATATGGAGTTAGCAGTAAAAGTATCACCAGATTATCCAGTATTAATTGATAGATACATATCAGGTAAGGAAGTAGAAATAGATGCTATTGCTGATGGTGATAATGCAGTGATTCCTGGTATTATGGAACATATTGAAAAAGCAGGAGTTCATTCAGGAGACAGCATGGCAGTCTATCCTCCACAGACATTAACAGATCAGCAGATTGATATGATAGTGGAGGATACTATTAAGATAGTGAAACGATTAGAAATGAATGGTTTAGTAAATATTCAATTTGTAGTTGATGAATCAGGTGTCCCCTATGTATTAGAGGTTAATCCTCGAGCTAGTCGGACAATACCAATTTTGAGTAAAGTTACAGGAGTACCTATGGTAAAGTTGGCTACTAAAACAATGCTGGGAAAGAAACTCACAGAGTTGGGATATGATTATGGTCTGATGCCGGATTCAGATCTAATTACAGTTAAGGCACCTGTTTTCTCTTTTGAGAAAATAACGGATTTAGATGTCTTTTTAGGGCCTGAAATGAAATCAACTGGTGAGGTTATGGGGACTGACACTACTTTTTCTAAGGCCTTATATAAGTCATTATTATCAAGAGGACTCAATTTACCTCAAGGTGGAAAAGTATTATTATCAATAGCTGATCGGGATAAAAAGGAAGCAATTAAAGTAGCTGAAGAGTTTGTTGAATTAGGATTTGATTTAGTAGGAACGCCTAATACGGCAGAGGGAATATCAGAAGCAGGAATGGAAATTGAATTTATTCCAAAAGATGATTCAAAAAAAGATGTTTTTGATTTGATTAAGAAGGAAGAAGTTGATTTGGTTGTTAATACGCCAACACGGGGTAAGATAGCTGCTAGAATAGGATTTCAGTTACGTCGAACTGCTGTAGAGTATGGAATACCTTGCTTAACTTCCTTGAGTACGACTAAGGCATTATTAAAGGTATTAAAACAGGACTTGAATAATTTACGAATACTTTCTTTAGATGAATATTTAACTTAG
- the argF gene encoding ornithine carbamoyltransferase produces MNHLLTIADLTNEDLEQIFDLTDRLKEETNTGIDHPILAGQTLGMIFQKSSTRTRVSFETGMFQLGGHALFLSSNDIQLGRGESISDTAKTLSRYVDGIMIRTYDHSDVEELAAAGSIPVINGLTDLLHPCQVLADLYTIRENKGRLQDKKLTYIGDGNNMSNSLLIGATKVGMDISLAIPKGYRPDEDVVTKAKMQAQESGSQIEILADTLTAAEDADAIYTDVWASMGDEDEAEERKKVFSGYQVNEEVMDVAKDNAIFLHCLPAYRGQEVTGEVIDGPQSVVFDEAENRMHVQKAVMVSLMADQAIMEDL; encoded by the coding sequence ATGAACCATTTATTGACAATTGCTGACTTAACTAATGAAGATTTAGAGCAAATTTTTGACTTGACTGATAGATTAAAAGAAGAGACTAACACTGGAATTGATCATCCAATTTTGGCTGGGCAGACTTTAGGAATGATTTTTCAGAAATCATCAACTAGAACTCGAGTTTCTTTTGAGACAGGTATGTTCCAGTTAGGAGGTCATGCATTATTTTTAAGTTCTAATGATATTCAATTAGGTAGAGGAGAATCAATTAGTGATACAGCCAAGACATTGTCTAGATATGTTGATGGTATTATGATTAGAACTTATGACCACAGTGACGTGGAGGAGTTAGCAGCAGCTGGTTCAATTCCAGTGATTAATGGTTTAACTGATTTATTACATCCATGCCAGGTATTGGCTGACTTATATACTATTCGGGAGAATAAGGGAAGGCTACAAGATAAGAAGCTAACTTATATAGGTGATGGCAATAATATGTCTAATTCTTTATTAATTGGTGCTACTAAAGTAGGAATGGACATTTCATTAGCTATTCCTAAAGGTTATAGACCAGATGAAGATGTAGTTACCAAAGCCAAAATGCAGGCTCAAGAGAGCGGTAGTCAAATTGAGATTCTTGCTGACACTCTTACAGCGGCTGAAGATGCTGATGCTATTTATACTGATGTTTGGGCTAGTATGGGGGATGAGGATGAAGCTGAAGAGAGGAAGAAGGTTTTTAGTGGTTATCAGGTTAATGAAGAAGTAATGGATGTAGCTAAAGATAATGCAATCTTTTTGCATTGTTTACCAGCTTATCGTGGTCAGGAAGTTACTGGAGAAGTAATTGATGGGCCTCAGTCAGTAGTATTTGATGAAGCTGAAAATAGAATGCACGTTCAAAAGGCAGTTATGGTATCTTTAATGGCTGATCAGGCTATAATGGAAGATTTATAG